The proteins below come from a single Candidatus Edwardsbacteria bacterium RifOxyA12_full_54_48 genomic window:
- a CDS encoding ATPase, which yields MVIWKALGAALAIGFAAFATAWAQSKIGAAAAGAMAEKPEVGGLMIVLEALPETIIILGFVIAIMIVGMK from the coding sequence ATCGTGATCTGGAAGGCCCTGGGGGCCGCACTGGCCATAGGCTTTGCCGCCTTCGCCACGGCCTGGGCCCAGAGCAAGATCGGCGCGGCCGCGGCCGGCGCCATGGCCGAGAAGCCCGAGGTGGGCGGCCTGATGATCGTGCTGGAGGCACTGCCCGAGACCATCATCATTCTGGGATTCGTCATCGCCATCATGATAGTCGGCATGAAGTAA
- a CDS encoding biotin--[acetyl-CoA-carboxylase] ligase, producing the protein MKNLDIKYIQKNLRTLEFGRKLFYFDRLDSTSSHLAELSKGLAGQGTVVIAEQQTAGRGRQGNSWYSPPGPGLYFSLLLKPKLPSIKLSGLTLALGCSAAEAIEKVVKNPIAVKWPNDLYCNSRKVGGILTEMQSHGGLIDNAVVGIGLNVNNQSVPPELSDIASSLLLETGKTCSREDLLIGLLTRLEDDYRAFAKQGLPAFADRLSGRFFLKGKRASVQDGLNLQLKGVVIGFDSDGGLLLADDRGRTVKCSSGTVMEMEP; encoded by the coding sequence ATGAAAAATCTGGATATAAAATACATCCAAAAAAACTTGAGGACCCTGGAATTCGGCCGGAAGCTTTTCTATTTCGACCGGTTGGATTCCACCAGCAGCCACCTGGCGGAGCTGTCAAAGGGTTTAGCCGGGCAGGGCACCGTGGTGATTGCCGAACAGCAGACCGCCGGGCGGGGCCGGCAGGGCAACAGCTGGTACTCGCCGCCGGGCCCGGGGTTGTATTTCTCCCTGCTGCTGAAGCCCAAACTGCCATCCATCAAGCTTTCCGGCCTGACCCTGGCGCTGGGATGTTCGGCGGCGGAAGCTATAGAAAAGGTGGTTAAGAATCCGATTGCGGTTAAATGGCCCAACGACCTGTATTGCAACAGCCGCAAGGTGGGGGGGATACTGACCGAGATGCAATCCCACGGCGGACTGATAGATAACGCCGTCGTCGGGATCGGCCTGAACGTCAATAACCAGTCGGTCCCGCCGGAACTGAGCGATATTGCCTCCTCGCTGCTGCTGGAGACCGGAAAGACCTGCTCCCGCGAGGACCTGCTGATAGGCCTTTTAACCCGGCTGGAGGACGATTACCGGGCCTTTGCGAAACAGGGCTTGCCTGCTTTTGCCGACAGGCTGTCCGGAAGGTTCTTCCTCAAGGGCAAACGGGCCTCGGTCCAGGATGGCCTGAACCTCCAGCTGAAGGGAGTGGTGATCGGCTTCGACAGCGACGGCGGCCTGCTGCTGGCCGATGACCGGGGCCGGACAGTAAAATGCAGTTCCGGTACCGTTATGGAGATGGAGCCATGA